A genomic segment from Polyangium mundeleinium encodes:
- a CDS encoding helicase-related protein, which translates to MRERHEVHADGEMKEDERAFVLERLSKGELRVASNCNILTEGWDLPQCSCVVLARPTRLRSL; encoded by the coding sequence TTGAGAGAGCGCCACGAAGTACACGCCGATGGTGAGATGAAGGAGGACGAGCGTGCGTTCGTGCTCGAGAGGCTCTCGAAGGGTGAGCTCCGCGTCGCGTCGAACTGCAACATTCTCACGGAGGGATGGGATTTGCCGCAGTGCTCGTGCGTGGTCCTCGCGCGGCCAACACGGTTGCGGTCGCTATGA
- a CDS encoding JmjC domain-containing protein — protein sequence MTHARAFPPVDPASFARLFEPLTAEQFVDEYWPERFLHIEGDPERVSSLFHMPELRNPTSLFHTHPEDVQLVFRADPTTTNSFGNVFLPPAKAAVLYQSGMTVSFPNMQRSIPMLGAFTQYLEQLTGVMPGTVDAIGALSRPGMGFNRHFDAIDVLIIQIHGTKKWHISQQPAVRYPTVNHVAGTPIIGELHAYAPPEAASWGADPAPSDLRTVLLRPGSVLFVPRGYWHQTEAGSDESFSVSIGFRTPSCADIVLRELHRRLLAHAEWRRPVPGGSGGPAHRTTERALRQMEALLAALDTAVGPMRATDVLPTRPTFESASQVCQRMRETFVPEATSGLSLIAQFRLIAGQQPEAFYIELADGIMQISEGEHPSPSLRISSSLADFLQFAASPADGPALLEQGRLQVHPMDMKVLGGLLGSFAMFR from the coding sequence ATGACTCATGCACGTGCCTTTCCACCTGTCGATCCAGCGTCCTTTGCTCGCCTGTTCGAGCCGCTCACGGCCGAGCAGTTCGTCGACGAGTACTGGCCGGAGAGGTTCCTCCACATCGAGGGAGATCCCGAGCGCGTCTCCAGCCTTTTTCATATGCCAGAGTTGCGCAATCCAACATCGCTCTTCCACACCCATCCGGAAGACGTGCAGCTCGTCTTCCGTGCGGACCCAACAACGACGAATAGCTTTGGCAATGTCTTCCTCCCGCCAGCAAAGGCGGCCGTGCTTTATCAGAGCGGGATGACCGTATCCTTCCCGAACATGCAACGCAGCATTCCCATGCTGGGTGCATTCACGCAATATCTGGAGCAGCTCACGGGTGTGATGCCAGGAACCGTGGACGCGATCGGCGCCCTCTCACGGCCTGGCATGGGCTTCAACCGCCATTTCGATGCCATCGATGTGCTGATCATCCAGATCCACGGCACCAAAAAATGGCACATATCGCAGCAGCCAGCAGTGCGCTATCCGACCGTCAATCACGTAGCAGGCACGCCCATCATTGGCGAATTGCATGCTTACGCCCCACCGGAGGCAGCAAGCTGGGGCGCGGATCCTGCGCCTTCCGACTTGCGAACCGTGCTGCTTCGACCAGGCTCCGTGCTCTTCGTGCCGCGAGGCTACTGGCACCAGACCGAGGCTGGCAGTGACGAGTCATTCTCCGTTTCCATCGGATTCCGAACCCCCTCGTGCGCCGACATCGTCCTGCGCGAGCTGCATCGTCGATTGCTGGCACACGCTGAATGGCGTCGGCCCGTACCGGGGGGCAGCGGTGGGCCGGCGCATCGCACGACAGAGCGGGCGCTCAGGCAAATGGAAGCGCTGCTGGCCGCATTGGATACCGCGGTCGGTCCGATGCGCGCGACGGACGTGCTGCCCACGCGTCCGACCTTCGAAAGCGCATCGCAGGTATGCCAGCGTATGCGCGAGACCTTCGTCCCCGAGGCAACGAGCGGCCTCTCGCTGATCGCCCAGTTCCGCCTGATCGCCGGCCAGCAGCCGGAAGCATTCTATATCGAGCTGGCGGATGGCATCATGCAGATCAGCGAAGGCGAACACCCCAGCCCCTCCCTGAGGATATCCTCATCGCTGGCTGATTTCCTGCAATTCGCGGCGAGCCCCGCCGACGGCCCCGCGCTTCTCGAGCAGGGACGACTTCAGGTCCATCCAATGGATATGAAGGTGCTGGGAGGACTCCTGGGCTCGTTCGCGATGTTTCGCTAG
- a CDS encoding M20/M25/M40 family metallo-hydrolase, with amino-acid sequence MVLLAARLGTLVLFALAVALGFGTFSRLPPRDVAAPTTEFSAQRAYEHLKVVGAAPHPPGTPRHAEVRDYLLARLQALGAEGHVQREALFAPQQDIPRPAATVENVVGRFRGSSPGAAVLLVAHYDSVPTGPGAADDGAAVASLLEVARALRAGPDLVHDVILLFTDAEELHSLGSLAFVRSHPWAREVEVVLNVDARGNEGPVLMFETSADNGGLIRRLGQAAPHVHACSLYAEIYRRMPNDTDFSVFREAGWRGLNFANIEGSIAYHTRLETVDQMDMGTIQQQGETLLALARRPGEVATSEEGDRIYINWGPYLVHYPERWARALLAVVAMVLVVVLRFGVRRGALRPSRVAREAGALLLAVVGAGALVSLGWPLLKILQPEYRAFLEAESYGNGLYVASFVAATLAVVLAVLALRRRARPSEVAAAGCLLWTVPTVFTGLAMPGASCVFIGPLLSATVALALLCRSFDRTARPRVVLLLGLAAVPSVLLLAPVIHDLFFALQLDEAGLVAALLALALVLFAPSWRASLGRATPVAAASAAIWALGLLGCGALAQRFDARHPRPTSLMYLLDADSGLARWVSSDAHPDAWVETFVGDASPIASLEALPEWREPLRVSRAPSISLEAPEVVVTEDYTEGEVHTIRLRISSRRRAAFVDVQVLSARPPAAVWLAGRRVEGSTLVDDSSKQGVLLRYWAPPPEGFLLGIEEEPGGGALGVRVSDHSYELPAEVMAGPTRRPVETMPAPFREALDEGIRVTRVVDLRPAP; translated from the coding sequence ATGGTGCTGCTTGCGGCGCGCCTGGGGACGCTGGTTCTCTTCGCGCTCGCAGTGGCGCTGGGGTTTGGTACATTCTCGCGTTTGCCCCCAAGAGATGTGGCCGCGCCTACGACCGAGTTCTCGGCACAGCGCGCCTATGAGCACCTGAAAGTCGTGGGCGCAGCGCCGCACCCGCCCGGCACGCCAAGGCACGCCGAGGTGCGTGATTACCTTCTCGCACGGCTCCAAGCGCTGGGCGCCGAGGGGCACGTGCAGCGGGAGGCGCTGTTCGCTCCGCAGCAGGACATCCCTCGGCCAGCGGCGACGGTCGAGAACGTCGTGGGCCGGTTCCGGGGCTCGTCCCCGGGCGCCGCGGTGCTGCTCGTGGCGCATTACGATTCGGTGCCCACCGGGCCCGGCGCCGCCGACGATGGGGCCGCCGTCGCTTCCCTTCTGGAGGTGGCGCGCGCGCTGCGTGCCGGTCCGGACCTCGTCCACGATGTGATCCTGCTGTTCACAGACGCAGAGGAACTGCACAGCCTCGGCAGCCTGGCCTTCGTGCGCTCACATCCTTGGGCCCGGGAAGTCGAGGTCGTCCTCAACGTTGATGCCCGCGGCAACGAAGGCCCGGTTCTCATGTTCGAGACGTCCGCAGACAACGGCGGGCTCATTCGCCGGCTCGGGCAGGCCGCGCCCCATGTGCATGCATGCTCGCTCTACGCGGAGATCTATCGGCGAATGCCGAACGACACGGACTTTTCCGTCTTTCGCGAGGCCGGTTGGCGCGGGTTGAACTTTGCTAATATCGAGGGATCGATTGCCTATCATACCCGGTTGGAGACGGTCGACCAGATGGACATGGGCACGATCCAGCAACAGGGGGAGACGCTCCTTGCGCTGGCACGTCGGCCCGGGGAGGTTGCTACGAGCGAAGAAGGGGACCGGATCTACATCAACTGGGGCCCGTACCTCGTCCATTACCCGGAGCGCTGGGCACGAGCGCTTCTGGCCGTGGTGGCCATGGTCCTGGTGGTCGTGCTCCGCTTCGGCGTACGACGCGGAGCCCTTCGGCCCTCGAGAGTGGCGAGGGAGGCCGGGGCGCTGCTACTCGCAGTTGTCGGTGCAGGCGCCCTGGTGAGCTTGGGCTGGCCGCTGTTGAAGATACTCCAGCCTGAGTACCGAGCTTTCCTTGAAGCGGAATCTTACGGCAACGGCCTCTATGTCGCTTCCTTCGTAGCGGCGACGCTTGCCGTGGTGCTCGCCGTGCTTGCCCTCAGGCGCCGTGCGCGTCCCTCCGAAGTCGCCGCCGCAGGGTGCCTTCTGTGGACCGTACCCACGGTCTTCACCGGCCTCGCCATGCCCGGGGCAAGCTGCGTTTTCATCGGACCACTCCTCTCGGCCACGGTGGCGCTCGCGCTCTTGTGCCGCTCGTTCGATCGTACGGCTCGCCCTCGCGTCGTGCTGCTGCTCGGTCTCGCTGCCGTGCCCAGCGTTCTGCTGCTCGCCCCCGTCATCCATGATCTTTTCTTCGCGCTCCAACTCGATGAGGCAGGGCTCGTGGCTGCCCTCCTGGCGCTGGCGCTCGTGCTGTTCGCCCCTTCCTGGCGGGCTTCCTTGGGACGCGCTACGCCCGTGGCGGCGGCCAGCGCCGCGATTTGGGCGCTCGGGCTCCTGGGTTGCGGGGCCCTGGCGCAGCGCTTCGACGCGCGCCACCCGCGCCCCACGAGTCTCATGTATCTGCTCGACGCGGATTCCGGGTTGGCTCGCTGGGTGTCCAGCGACGCACACCCGGATGCATGGGTCGAGACTTTCGTGGGCGATGCATCCCCGATCGCCTCGCTGGAAGCTCTACCCGAATGGCGTGAGCCGCTCCGTGTATCCCGGGCCCCGTCGATATCGCTGGAAGCGCCCGAGGTGGTCGTCACTGAGGATTACACCGAGGGCGAGGTTCACACCATTCGCTTGCGAATCTCGTCCAGGCGTAGAGCCGCCTTCGTGGACGTGCAGGTTCTGTCGGCCCGACCCCCGGCGGCGGTGTGGCTGGCAGGGCGGCGGGTGGAGGGGTCGACGCTGGTAGACGACAGCTCGAAGCAGGGGGTGCTGCTGCGTTACTGGGCGCCGCCGCCCGAGGGCTTCCTGCTGGGGATCGAGGAAGAGCCCGGCGGTGGCGCGCTGGGGGTACGTGTGAGCGACCATAGCTACGAACTTCCCGCAGAGGTGATGGCTGGCCCAACCCGGCGTCCTGTAGAGACCATGCCCGCTCCCTTCCGCGAGGCGCTCGACGAAGGAATACGGGTGACGCGCGTCGTCGACCTTCGCCCAGCGCCATAA
- a CDS encoding DUF1501 domain-containing protein, which translates to MKRRNFLKSAAAMAAAASGVGVSLWGMRQARAFGEVPKDAQSIMLPPELRAQNILEIFLYGGISQYESFYCVPEYGQADSTGWYAFLNSGEVLSAVNQCGFSGDLTEPFAGDANGKSVHFGPFVMPLRERPDVMQRVRVSITAHDLEPHEGAIPMALAGRGLGHPALSGLGAHIQRYFLEREPSPGRAPFSYVLMSNEATGLPTDNIRTSVAIGMHPGAARPLGIKVDAAGDLASLLARGSVGPNRAQYDALMNGHIERYQARLRWRGQGDPLRSPRLGELVAASSSIANASAIMNVLEPQYFQKFGASNCGDSVEVDPMTMNLKLATHLLTHPISPARYVCVIDTGLISADGGGGYDTHVENSHTQSRNLSHTLRALLSVVNKPGENDPNKLDLDKTMIVLTTEFGRTPFKQAEGGRNHWPYGFPIVFIGGPVRGTGKGVFGACGPDARATQASTAQENRMAALLALGIWPFAQESYNVSDVPGAATELQGAQLVQQRQLGVQS; encoded by the coding sequence TTGAAGCGTCGCAATTTTCTCAAGAGCGCAGCCGCAATGGCTGCGGCGGCAAGCGGTGTCGGCGTTTCGCTTTGGGGAATGCGACAAGCCCGCGCATTCGGCGAGGTGCCCAAGGACGCGCAGAGCATCATGCTCCCGCCGGAGCTACGTGCGCAGAACATCCTCGAAATCTTCCTCTACGGCGGCATCAGCCAGTACGAGTCGTTCTACTGCGTGCCCGAGTATGGCCAGGCCGACAGCACGGGCTGGTACGCTTTCCTCAATTCGGGCGAAGTGCTGTCCGCCGTGAACCAGTGCGGCTTCTCGGGAGATTTGACCGAGCCATTCGCAGGCGACGCCAACGGCAAGTCCGTGCACTTCGGCCCCTTCGTCATGCCGCTACGGGAGCGGCCGGACGTGATGCAAAGGGTGCGCGTATCCATCACCGCACATGACCTCGAGCCGCACGAGGGGGCGATCCCCATGGCGCTCGCTGGACGTGGGCTCGGGCATCCGGCGCTCTCAGGGCTGGGCGCGCATATCCAGCGTTACTTCCTCGAGCGCGAGCCCAGCCCTGGGCGTGCGCCATTCTCCTACGTTCTGATGTCGAACGAAGCGACCGGCCTGCCCACCGACAACATCCGCACCTCGGTGGCCATCGGCATGCACCCTGGCGCGGCGCGGCCGCTCGGCATCAAGGTGGACGCGGCAGGTGACCTCGCGAGCCTGCTCGCGCGCGGCAGCGTGGGCCCGAACCGCGCGCAGTACGACGCGCTGATGAATGGCCACATCGAGCGCTACCAGGCGCGGCTGCGCTGGCGAGGACAGGGCGATCCGCTGCGCTCACCACGCCTTGGGGAGCTGGTCGCGGCCTCGTCGTCGATCGCCAATGCGAGCGCCATCATGAACGTCCTTGAGCCGCAGTACTTCCAGAAGTTTGGCGCCTCCAACTGTGGCGACAGCGTGGAAGTCGACCCGATGACCATGAACCTGAAGCTCGCCACGCACTTGCTCACGCACCCCATATCGCCCGCGAGGTACGTCTGCGTCATCGACACGGGCCTGATCTCGGCTGACGGGGGCGGCGGCTACGACACACACGTCGAGAATTCCCATACACAATCGCGAAACTTATCGCACACACTTCGGGCGCTCCTCTCGGTCGTGAACAAACCGGGTGAAAATGACCCGAACAAGCTCGACCTCGACAAGACGATGATCGTGCTGACCACGGAGTTCGGGCGCACCCCGTTCAAGCAGGCGGAAGGGGGGCGTAATCACTGGCCCTACGGTTTCCCGATCGTGTTCATCGGCGGGCCGGTGCGCGGCACGGGCAAGGGCGTCTTCGGCGCGTGCGGGCCCGACGCCCGCGCGACGCAAGCATCAACGGCGCAGGAGAACCGGATGGCGGCGCTGCTCGCGCTGGGAATCTGGCCGTTCGCGCAGGAGAGCTACAACGTATCCGACGTGCCGGGCGCGGCCACGGAGCTTCAGGGGGCGCAGCTCGTGCAGCAGCGGCAGCTGGGGGTGCAGTCGTGA
- a CDS encoding PLP-dependent cysteine synthase family protein produces the protein MTKTRTILDEIGHTPIVPLKRIGKGLPVPVYVKCEHLNPGGSIKDRIARAIVEDAERRGSLRPGATLVEATAGNTGMGLALMAAVRGYDLVCVMPEKMSVDKRAALSSLGARLHITPNDPPDSPDNFRNVAERLAKTEGWFLTDQFRNPANIRAHEETTGPEILVSMGRKIGAFVAGAGTGGTITGVGRYLKRIAPGVRIVLADPRGSVLAHWVETGEIGPDMPYRIEGIGASRPPELLDRTVIDEAITVSDEDAFLMTRRLIREEGLFVGASSGAAVVAALRVAASGELQGPVVAILADSWDRYFTREWLR, from the coding sequence ATGACGAAGACGCGCACGATCCTCGACGAGATTGGCCATACCCCCATCGTGCCGCTCAAGCGTATCGGCAAGGGCCTCCCCGTGCCGGTGTACGTCAAATGCGAGCACCTGAACCCCGGCGGCAGCATCAAGGACCGCATCGCGCGGGCGATCGTGGAGGACGCCGAACGACGCGGCTCCCTCCGGCCCGGCGCGACGCTCGTCGAGGCCACGGCGGGCAATACGGGCATGGGCCTCGCGCTCATGGCGGCCGTCCGCGGGTACGATCTCGTCTGCGTGATGCCCGAGAAAATGAGCGTCGACAAACGCGCGGCGCTCTCCTCGCTCGGCGCGCGGCTCCACATCACGCCGAACGATCCGCCGGACAGCCCCGACAATTTCCGCAATGTGGCCGAGCGCCTCGCGAAGACGGAGGGCTGGTTCTTGACCGACCAGTTCCGGAACCCCGCGAACATCCGGGCGCACGAGGAGACGACGGGCCCGGAGATCCTGGTCTCGATGGGCCGCAAGATCGGCGCGTTCGTGGCCGGCGCGGGCACGGGCGGCACGATCACGGGCGTCGGCCGGTATTTGAAGCGCATTGCGCCGGGCGTACGTATCGTCCTCGCCGACCCGCGCGGCTCGGTCCTGGCGCATTGGGTGGAGACCGGCGAAATCGGCCCCGACATGCCCTATCGCATCGAGGGCATCGGCGCGAGCCGGCCGCCGGAGTTGCTCGATCGCACGGTCATCGACGAGGCGATCACGGTGAGCGACGAGGACGCGTTCCTCATGACGCGCCGCTTGATCCGCGAGGAAGGCCTCTTCGTGGGCGCCTCCTCGGGCGCCGCGGTGGTCGCGGCGCTCCGCGTGGCGGCGAGCGGCGAGCTCCAGGGTCCGGTGGTCGCGATCCTGGCCGATAGCTGGGACCGTTACTTCACCCGCGAATGGCTCCGCTAG
- a CDS encoding cyclic nucleotide-binding domain-containing protein: MSLKLGFQGSERLREIGLFGGLGDEVLQDLSGSLDMIELPPGSVVFREGDSGREMFVLLDGEMEVLKQSKRKHETRVAVLGPGDWFGEMSILDVLPRSATVRAVAPSRLLRITAHDLDSLYRRDLRAYSLLVLNIAREMSRRLRVCDNLLAELVANVIDEYTRPNRNS; the protein is encoded by the coding sequence ATGTCTCTGAAACTCGGCTTCCAGGGTAGTGAACGGCTGCGGGAGATCGGTCTGTTCGGCGGGCTCGGCGATGAGGTCTTGCAAGACCTCTCGGGCTCGCTCGACATGATCGAGCTCCCGCCTGGCTCGGTGGTGTTCCGCGAGGGCGACAGCGGTCGCGAGATGTTCGTCTTGCTCGACGGCGAGATGGAGGTCTTGAAGCAGTCGAAGCGCAAGCACGAGACACGCGTGGCCGTGCTCGGTCCGGGCGACTGGTTCGGCGAGATGTCGATCCTCGACGTGCTCCCGCGCTCGGCGACGGTGCGCGCCGTGGCGCCGTCGAGGCTGCTTCGCATCACCGCGCACGACCTCGACTCGCTCTACCGGCGCGACCTCCGCGCCTACTCGCTGCTCGTGCTCAACATCGCGCGCGAGATGTCCAGACGCCTCCGCGTCTGCGACAACCTGCTCGCCGAGCTCGTCGCCAACGTGATCGACGAGTACACCCGGCCCAACCGAAACAGCTAG
- a CDS encoding GNAT family N-acetyltransferase — MELTTRPLKKSDYDEVVRVIDRWWGGPTSALAHPIFFYELGRLARVVEHDEHLVGFLFGFIAPEGLVGYVHIVGIHPDYRRRGVARLLYTAFEADCHDAGCRQMKAITTLGNEGSVRFHDALGWSRAEVEDYAGPGRQRIVFTKALAAR; from the coding sequence GTGGAACTGACGACGAGACCCCTCAAGAAGTCGGACTACGACGAGGTCGTACGCGTGATCGACCGCTGGTGGGGTGGCCCCACGAGCGCGCTCGCGCACCCGATCTTTTTCTACGAGCTCGGAAGGCTCGCGCGGGTGGTGGAGCACGACGAGCATCTCGTGGGCTTCCTGTTCGGCTTCATCGCGCCCGAAGGGCTGGTCGGCTACGTGCACATCGTCGGCATCCACCCCGACTATCGGCGTCGCGGCGTCGCGCGCCTGCTCTACACCGCGTTCGAGGCCGACTGCCACGACGCCGGGTGCCGGCAGATGAAAGCAATCACCACGCTCGGCAACGAAGGCTCTGTGCGCTTCCATGACGCCCTCGGCTGGTCGAGGGCCGAGGTCGAGGACTACGCGGGCCCGGGTCGCCAACGAATCGTGTTCACGAAGGCGCTCGCCGCTCGTTGA
- the rpe gene encoding ribulose-phosphate 3-epimerase translates to MSRDAIRIAPSILSADFGRLAEEVRAVEAAGADWIHVDVMDGRFVPNITIGPLVVQAVRAATRLPIDVHLMIVEPERYVADFAKAGADLISVHVEASPHLHRTVEQIRALGKKAGVVLNPHTSEETIRYELPDCDFVLVMSVNPGFGGQRFIPSVLPKLDALRRAIEAQGLAVDLEVDGGVAVGTARKVVRAGARVLVAGSAVFNAASGAGDLSFDARVARYRAAIDALRADAAQGTGALA, encoded by the coding sequence GTGAGTCGCGACGCGATCCGCATCGCCCCCTCGATACTTTCCGCAGATTTCGGTCGCCTCGCCGAGGAGGTCCGCGCCGTCGAGGCCGCGGGCGCCGACTGGATCCACGTCGATGTGATGGACGGGCGCTTCGTGCCGAACATCACGATCGGCCCGCTCGTCGTGCAGGCGGTCCGCGCCGCGACGCGCCTGCCGATCGACGTGCACCTCATGATCGTCGAGCCGGAGCGGTATGTCGCCGATTTCGCGAAGGCCGGCGCCGACCTCATCAGCGTGCACGTGGAGGCCTCGCCGCACCTGCACCGCACCGTCGAGCAAATCCGCGCCCTCGGGAAGAAGGCCGGCGTCGTCTTGAACCCGCACACGTCGGAGGAGACGATTCGCTACGAGCTCCCCGACTGCGACTTCGTGCTCGTGATGAGCGTCAACCCCGGCTTCGGCGGCCAGCGCTTCATCCCGAGCGTCTTGCCCAAGCTCGACGCGCTCCGCCGCGCCATCGAAGCGCAGGGCCTCGCCGTGGACCTCGAAGTCGACGGTGGCGTCGCGGTCGGCACCGCGCGCAAGGTCGTCCGCGCGGGCGCGCGTGTGCTCGTCGCGGGCTCGGCCGTCTTCAACGCGGCGTCGGGCGCCGGCGACCTCTCCTTCGACGCGCGGGTCGCCCGCTACCGCGCGGCCATCGACGCCCTGCGCGCGGACGCGGCCCAGGGCACGGGGGCTCTGGCGTGA
- a CDS encoding MATE family efflux transporter — translation MRETAALAMPLAGFQLGYMLMGIVDFVMVGRLGAVAMAGVGVGSAVWTAFQVIGVGLLLGLDPLLAQAIGARRHARARAVLRQGLVLAALASIPLALAALSLPRLFALANVEPEVASVATSYVHVRLWGLLPTLMTVAVRSYLQATQQVRTLVVVMVIANIVNAVANALLVFGDGSLHALGLPGLGLPALGVEGSALATVISTVVALAILLWRATRGRQPEEVEESAPLSLMLTALRVGVPVALQLLAEVGAFSAVTTLAGSLGSVPAAAHSLANTVMSFLFSIALGVGSATTVRVGYAVGREDAEGVRMAWLAGLLVGCGTMVFGGLLLFVAPTGVARLLTDDETVVAAAPALLRIAALYQVCDGAQVVSSAALRGAGDTWVTVYAYILGYYALGLPLGVVLGLVSQLGVVGLWWGLALGVTTAAMVLLLRFRIVSSRPIIRV, via the coding sequence GTGCGCGAGACGGCCGCACTGGCCATGCCGCTCGCTGGGTTTCAGCTCGGGTACATGTTGATGGGCATCGTCGACTTTGTGATGGTCGGCCGGTTGGGTGCCGTCGCCATGGCCGGCGTGGGTGTCGGCAGTGCCGTGTGGACGGCGTTCCAGGTGATCGGCGTGGGGCTCTTGCTCGGGCTCGATCCGCTGCTCGCCCAGGCCATTGGCGCGCGGCGCCACGCGCGGGCCCGGGCAGTGTTGCGCCAGGGACTGGTGCTGGCCGCGCTCGCCTCGATACCCCTGGCACTGGCGGCGTTGTCCCTCCCGCGCCTGTTTGCCCTCGCGAACGTGGAGCCCGAGGTGGCCTCGGTCGCTACGAGCTACGTGCATGTGCGCCTGTGGGGGCTGCTGCCCACGCTGATGACGGTGGCCGTGCGTAGCTACCTGCAGGCCACGCAGCAGGTGCGGACGCTGGTTGTGGTTATGGTGATCGCAAACATCGTCAATGCCGTGGCCAACGCCTTGCTCGTATTCGGCGACGGCTCGCTGCACGCGCTGGGCCTGCCTGGGCTGGGCCTGCCTGCGCTCGGCGTGGAGGGTTCGGCGCTAGCCACAGTGATATCCACGGTGGTGGCTCTCGCCATCCTCCTCTGGCGGGCGACGAGGGGACGCCAGCCGGAGGAGGTGGAGGAGTCGGCACCGCTCTCGTTGATGCTGACTGCCCTGCGGGTAGGCGTGCCCGTCGCGCTGCAGCTCCTCGCCGAGGTCGGTGCCTTCAGCGCAGTGACGACGCTGGCGGGAAGCCTGGGCAGCGTACCGGCGGCCGCGCATAGCCTCGCCAACACGGTGATGTCCTTCCTGTTCAGCATAGCATTGGGTGTGGGCAGCGCCACGACGGTACGCGTGGGCTATGCCGTGGGCCGCGAGGACGCCGAGGGCGTGCGAATGGCGTGGTTGGCAGGGCTACTCGTCGGCTGTGGCACCATGGTGTTCGGTGGACTCTTGCTCTTCGTGGCCCCGACCGGGGTCGCGCGTCTGCTCACGGACGACGAAACGGTCGTGGCCGCCGCGCCGGCCCTGCTGCGCATTGCGGCGCTCTATCAAGTATGCGACGGCGCCCAGGTCGTCTCCTCCGCGGCCCTGCGAGGCGCGGGCGATACCTGGGTGACCGTGTATGCGTACATCCTCGGTTATTATGCGCTAGGCCTACCCCTCGGCGTGGTGCTGGGCCTGGTTTCCCAGCTTGGGGTCGTGGGCCTGTGGTGGGGTCTGGCTCTCGGTGTGACCACGGCGGCCATGGTGCTCCTTCTGCGCTTTCGTATCGTCTCGTCGCGGCCCATCATCCGCGTTTGA
- a CDS encoding amidohydrolase family protein has translation MNTPAFVVDAWIQHPTGPFLRDPLFATLRRWMGVEADALPDVIPDAFTLGALEAASVSVALVSAWWGPAGPMLDNDHVAAFVGRYPDRLASVASVDLARPMDAVRELRRAVRSLGMRALRILPWLWGLPPNDRRYYPLYAECIELDVPFCLQVGHAGPLRPSEPGRPIPYLDEVACEFPELRIVGGHIGYPWTTEMIALATKYPNVYIDTSAYKASRYPPELVSFMRGHGRHKVLFGSNWPMLSPVNCLDNLDSLGLDDEARAAFLGENARRVFKLGG, from the coding sequence ATGAACACGCCTGCCTTCGTCGTTGATGCCTGGATCCAGCATCCTACCGGCCCGTTCCTGCGTGATCCCCTGTTCGCCACGCTCCGGCGGTGGATGGGCGTCGAGGCGGATGCGCTGCCGGACGTCATTCCCGATGCGTTCACCCTCGGCGCGCTCGAGGCCGCGTCCGTCTCGGTCGCGCTCGTCTCCGCCTGGTGGGGGCCTGCGGGGCCGATGCTCGACAACGATCACGTGGCTGCGTTCGTCGGACGGTATCCCGACCGGCTCGCCTCCGTCGCCTCCGTCGACCTCGCTCGGCCCATGGACGCCGTGCGCGAGCTGCGGCGCGCCGTGCGCTCCCTCGGCATGCGCGCGCTCCGGATCCTGCCCTGGCTCTGGGGCCTGCCGCCGAATGACAGGCGGTATTATCCGCTCTACGCCGAATGCATCGAGCTCGACGTGCCGTTTTGCCTCCAGGTCGGCCATGCAGGGCCGCTCCGGCCCAGCGAACCCGGACGGCCCATTCCTTATCTCGACGAGGTCGCGTGCGAGTTTCCCGAGCTCCGGATCGTCGGCGGGCACATTGGATATCCCTGGACGACCGAGATGATCGCGCTCGCCACGAAATACCCCAACGTGTATATCGATACCTCCGCCTACAAGGCGAGCCGGTATCCCCCGGAGCTCGTCTCGTTCATGCGCGGGCACGGGCGCCACAAGGTGCTGTTCGGGAGCAACTGGCCCATGCTCTCGCCCGTGAATTGCCTCGACAACCTCGATTCGCTCGGGCTCGATGACGAGGCGCGCGCGGCGTTCCTCGGGGAAAACGCGCGGCGGGTGTTCAAGCTAGGCGGCTAG